The following proteins are co-located in the Mus caroli chromosome 7, CAROLI_EIJ_v1.1, whole genome shotgun sequence genome:
- the E2f8 gene encoding transcription factor E2F8 → MENQKENLFSEPHKRGLMKSPLHTSSKANMVLAEIQPDLGPVTTPTKPKEVSQGEPWTPTANLKMLISAVSPEIRSRDQKRGLSDNQSALPEARDCLHEHLSGDEFEKSQPSRKEKSLGLLCHKFLARYPKYPNPAVNNDICLDEVAEELNVERRRIYDIVNVLESLHMVSRLAKNRYTWHGRHNLTKTLGTLKSVGEENKYAEQIMMIKRKEYEQEFDFIKSCGIEDHVIKSHTGQNGHSDMCFVELPGVEFRAASVNSRKDKSLRVMSQKFVMLFLVSTPQIVSLEIAAKILIGEDHVEDLDKSKYKTKIRRLYDIANVLSSLDLIKKVHVTEERGRKPAFKWTGPEISPNNSGSSPIMPLPASLKAEQSAKENCAKNLFSTRGKPSFTRHPSLIKLVKSIESDRRKISSAPSSPVKSSKAESSQNSPPIPNKMAQLAAICKMQLEEQSSEPRKKVKVNLARSGHYKPLAPLDPTVNTELELLAPSLIQPLGVVPLIPSPLSSAVPVILPQAPSGPSYAIYLQPAQAQMLTPPPGLSPTVCPTQPSNATGSKDPTDAPAEKTATDTTTGSLQPAPERQGAKHRSKETTGDRGTKRTITAEDSGPSSVKKPKEDLKALENVPTPTPLFPSGYLIPLTQCSSLGPDSMLSNTENSGTPSPNHRIYGSPIAGVIPVASSELTAVNFPPFHVTPLKLMVSPTSMAAVPVGNSPALNSGHPAPAQNPSSAIVNFTLQHLGLISPGVQMSASPGPGAGTVPVSPRVEAASVIPDNLSSRQRRATNHDSPVLGQSQLNGQPVVGTGAQQPVPVTPKGSQLVAENFFRTPGGPTKPTSSPYTDFDGANRTSFGTLFVPQRKLEVSTEDIH, encoded by the exons ATGGAGAAccaaaag GAAAACCTCTTTTCTGAGCCACATAAAAGGGGACTGATGAAAAGCCCCCTGCATACGTCCTCGAAGGCCAACATGGTGTTGGCTGAGATCCAGCCTGATTTGGGCCCTGTAACCACACCAACCAAGCCCAAGGAAGTCTCCCAAGGAGAGCCATGGACACCCACAGCCAACCTGAAAATGCTTATCAGCGCCGTGAGCCCAGAGATCCGAAGTCGAGATCAGAAAAGGGGCCTGTCTGACAACCAAAGTGCGTTACCTGAAGCTAGAGACTGTTTGCAC GAACACTTATCTGGAGACGAGTTTGAGAAATCCCAGCCGAGTCGGAAGGAGAAGAGCTTGGGGTTGCTATGCCACAAATTCTTAGCGCGGTACCCCAAGTACCCCAACCCTGCTGTGAATAACGACATCTGCCTGGATGAGGTGGCCGAGGAGCTCA ATGTTGAACGTCGGCGGATTTATGACATTGTGAATGTCCTAGAGAGCCTGCACATGGTGAGCCGCCTTGCCAAAAACAGGTACACTTGGCATGGCCGGCACAACCTCACCAAAACCCTCGGGACGCTGAAGAGTGTCGGGGAAGAGAACAAGTACGCTGAGCAGATCATGATGatcaaaaggaaagaatatgaGCAAGAGTTTGATTTTATCAAGAGCTGTGGCATAGAGGACCACGTGATCAAGTCACACACTGGCCAGAATGGGCATTCAGACATGTGCTTCGTAGAACTCCCTGGAGTGGAATTCCGGGCAG cttctgtaaacaGCCGCAAAGACAAGTCCTTACGAGTGATGAGCCAGAAGTTTGTGATGCTGTTCTTGGTGTCGACGCCTCAGATAGTGAGCCTGGAAATTGCTGCCAAGATTTTAATTGGGGAAGACCACGTGGAAGATCTGGATAAAAGCAAGTATAAAA caaaaATTAGGAGGCTGTATGACATTGCTAATGTCCTGAGTAGCTTGGATCTTATCAAGAAAGTCCATGTTACAGAAGAAAGAGGTCGAAAGCCAGCTTTTAAATGGACGGGCCCAGAAATCAGCCCAAACAACAGTG GCTCCAGCCCCATCatgcctcttcctgcctccttaaAGGCCGAGCAGTCTGCAAAAGAGAACTGTGCCAAAAACCTCTTCTCTACTCGGGGGAAACCCAGCTTCACTCGACACCCGTCCCTCATCAAGTTGGTAAAGAGCATAGAAAGTGATCGGAGGAAGATCAGTTCTGCTCCCAGCAGCCCTGTCAAGAGCAGCAAAG CTGAGAGTTCTCAAAATTCTCCACCCATCCCGAACAAAATGGCTCAGCTTGCCGCTATTTGCAAGATGCagttggaagagcagtcaag TGAACCCaggaagaaagtgaaagtaaACCTAGCAAGATCTGGGCACTATAAACCACTGGCTCCCCTGGACCCTACAGTGAACACTGAGCTAGAGCTGCTTGCACCGTCCCTTATCCAGCCCCTGGGCGTGGTCCCCCTGATCCCTAGCCCATTGTCATCTGCAGTGCCTGTGATCCTACCTCAGGCCCCTTCGGGCCCATCCTATGCCATCTACTTACAACCTGCCCAAGCCCAAATGTTGACACCACCCCCTGGCCTGAGCCCAACCGTCTGCCCCACCCAGCCCTCTAATGCTACTGGATCCAAAGACCCTACAGACGCCCCTGCTGAGAAGACGGCCACAGACACCACAACCGGAAGCTTGCAGCCAGCACCAGAAAGGCAAGGTGCTAAGCATCGAAGCAAGGAGACGACCGGAGATCGGGGCACAAAGAGGACGATCACcgcagaggacagtggtcccagTTCTGTAAAGAAACCTAAAGAGGACCTGAAAGCGCTTGAGAACGTCCCCACCCCCACG CCCCTGTTCCCATCAGGATACCTAATCCCTCTTACCCAGTGCTCATCCCTGGGGCCAGACTCTATGTTGTCTAACACAGAAAACTCAGGTACACCCTCTCCAAACCACCGGATCTATGGCTCCCCAATTGCAG GTGTGATCCCAGTGGCATCATCGGAACTCACTGCTGTGAATTTTCCCCCATTCCATGTGACACCTCTGAAACTTATGGTCTCCCCAACATCTATGGCGGCCGTACCTGTTGGGAACAGCCCAGCCCTCAACTCCGGCCACCCTGCTCCCGCCCAGAACCCAAGCTCGGCCATCGTAAACTTTACCCTGCAGCACTTGGGACTCATCTCCCCGGGCGTGCAGATGTCTGCCAGCCCGGGGCCTGGAGCTGGCACAGTCCCAGTATCCCCACGTGTAGAAGCAGCTAGCGTCATACCAGATAACTTGAGCTCTCGGCAAAGGAGGGCCACCAACCATGACTCGCCAGTCCTGGGCCAGAGCCAACTAAACGGACAACCAGTCGTGGGGACAGGGGCACAGCAG CCTGTTCCTGTGACACCCAAAGGCTCCCAGTTGGTGGCTGAAAATTTCTTCCGTACTCCAGGTGGACCAACTAAGCCTACCAGCTCACCCTACACAGATTTCGATGGTGCTAACAGAACCTCCTTTGGAACCCTCTTTGTCCCACAGCGCAAACTGGAAGTCTCAACTGAGGATATCCACTGA